In the Candidatus Rhodoblastus alkanivorans genome, one interval contains:
- a CDS encoding ABC-F family ATP-binding cassette domain-containing protein, producing MAPPILALQGVGLTLGGKPLIEAADLVVERGDRICMVGRNGSGKSTLLKIAAGEIEPDKGERFFQPDATVRYLPQEPDLSGFDDVFSFVVAGLGPSDGDYRAHYLLHALGLTGNESPQNLSGGEARRAALARALAPEPDILLLDEPTNHLDLPAIEWLEGELASLRSALVLISHDRRLLQNLSRVTIWLDRGVTKRLNQGFGDFETWRDALLEQEERDAQKLDRKIAAEEHWVRYGVTARRKRNVRRMAGLATLRQAKRDAKKSVGEVKISVAEGKVSGKLVVEAENVSKSFGDRAVVRNFSLRMLRGDRLALVGPNGAGKSTLINLLTGALEPDSGTIRLGTNLQMATLDQRRAALDPNATLADTLTGGGSDWVEINGEKKHVIGYMKDFLFAPEQARTPTGKLSGGERARLLLARALSLPSNFLALDEPTNDLDLETLDLLQEMLGDYPGTILLVSHDRDFLDRVAGSVVAAEGQGKWIEYAGGYSDMVAQRGAGVGPAAKPKPAEKKPARVEAPRAEQKRRLSFKEKHALETLPEKMEKLRAAALRLHEILADHELYARDPKRFNDATALLARTEAELAAAEDQWLELEILREELSG from the coding sequence ATGGCTCCTCCCATTCTCGCCCTGCAGGGCGTCGGTCTGACCCTTGGCGGCAAGCCGCTCATCGAAGCCGCCGATCTCGTCGTCGAGCGCGGCGACCGCATCTGCATGGTCGGGCGCAACGGCTCGGGCAAATCGACCTTGCTCAAGATCGCCGCCGGCGAGATCGAGCCGGACAAGGGCGAGCGTTTTTTCCAGCCCGACGCGACGGTGCGCTATCTGCCGCAGGAGCCGGACCTTTCGGGCTTCGACGATGTCTTTTCCTTTGTCGTCGCCGGGCTGGGGCCGAGCGACGGGGATTATCGCGCCCATTATCTGCTCCATGCGCTGGGGTTGACCGGGAACGAAAGCCCGCAGAATCTTTCGGGCGGCGAGGCCCGCCGCGCCGCGCTCGCCCGCGCTCTCGCGCCCGAGCCGGATATTCTGCTGCTCGACGAGCCGACCAATCATCTCGACCTGCCGGCGATCGAATGGCTGGAAGGCGAATTGGCGAGCCTGCGCTCGGCGCTCGTCCTCATCAGCCACGACCGGCGCCTTCTGCAAAATCTGTCGCGGGTCACGATCTGGCTCGATCGGGGCGTCACCAAAAGGCTCAACCAGGGTTTTGGGGATTTCGAGACCTGGCGCGACGCGCTGCTGGAGCAGGAGGAGCGCGACGCCCAGAAGCTCGATCGCAAGATCGCGGCCGAAGAACATTGGGTGCGCTATGGCGTCACCGCGCGGCGCAAGCGCAATGTCCGCCGCATGGCCGGCCTCGCCACCCTGCGCCAGGCGAAGCGCGACGCCAAAAAATCAGTCGGCGAGGTCAAGATCAGCGTCGCCGAGGGCAAGGTTTCCGGCAAACTGGTGGTCGAGGCCGAGAATGTCTCAAAGAGCTTCGGCGACCGCGCTGTCGTCAGGAATTTCAGCCTGCGCATGCTGCGCGGCGACCGGTTGGCGCTGGTCGGGCCGAACGGCGCCGGCAAGTCGACGCTCATCAATCTGCTGACCGGCGCGCTGGAACCTGATTCCGGGACGATCAGGCTCGGGACCAATCTCCAGATGGCGACGCTCGACCAGCGCCGCGCCGCCCTCGACCCCAACGCCACGCTGGCCGACACTTTGACCGGCGGCGGTTCGGATTGGGTCGAGATCAATGGCGAGAAGAAGCATGTCATCGGCTATATGAAGGATTTTTTATTCGCGCCCGAACAGGCCCGCACGCCGACCGGCAAGCTTTCCGGCGGCGAGCGGGCGCGGCTGCTGCTCGCCCGCGCTTTGTCGCTGCCTTCGAACTTTCTGGCGCTCGACGAGCCGACCAACGATCTCGACCTTGAAACCCTCGACCTTCTGCAGGAAATGCTCGGCGATTATCCCGGCACCATCCTGCTGGTGAGCCATGACCGCGACTTCCTGGACCGGGTCGCGGGTTCGGTGGTCGCAGCCGAGGGCCAAGGAAAGTGGATCGAATATGCCGGCGGCTATAGCGACATGGTCGCGCAGCGCGGGGCTGGCGTCGGACCTGCCGCCAAGCCGAAGCCGGCCGAAAAAAAGCCGGCGCGGGTCGAGGCGCCGCGCGCGGAACAAAAACGCCGGCTGAGTTTCAAGGAAAAGCACGCGCTGGAGACGCTGCCGGAAAAGATGGAGAAATTGCGCGCGGCGGCTTTGAGGCTCCATGAAATTCTGGCCGATCACGAGCTTTACGCCCGCGATCCGAAAAGGTTCAATGACGCGACGGCGCTGCTCGCCAGGACCGAGGCCGAACTGGCGGCGGCCGAGGATCAATGGCTGGAGCTGGAGATCCTCCGTGAAGAACTCAGCGGATAG